The DNA segment CCAGCAGCCCAGCCAGCCAGCATGAACAAGACGGCAGCCACAACATGGCTCAATGTGGAAATAGCGAGCGCAGAAGGGATGCCCAATCGGGCAGGGATGGACCAAAGCCCTCTTTCCTTGTCAAAAGCGGCATCCTGGCAGGCATACAACAGGTCGAACCCCGCGACCCATAAGGTGACACCACAAAAAAGCAGTACCGCAGGCAGGGAAATAACAGGGGCGACACAGAGCCAACCTGCCAAGGGAGCCAGGCCGAGAACCATGCCAAGCACAAAATGACACCAATAGGTGAAGCGTTTGCAATAACTGTAGAATGCCGACAAAGCCAGAGCCAACGGCGACAAAAACAGACACAAAGGATTCATGAGGGCACACATAATGACAAAAACGGCGGCGGTGCCGAGAATGAAAAGCAGTGTAAAGGATGTGGACAACTCCCCTGTCACCAGCGGCCGATCCTGCGTCCGAGGATTTTCCCGGTCTATGTCCAGATCGGCATACCGGTTGAAAGCCATGGCAAAGGACCTGACCGCGACCATGGCAATGGTCAGAACCACCAGATTGAACAGACCAGGCCAACCATCAGCGGCCAGAAACGCGCCTATGAAGGCAAAAGGGAGGGCGAACACAGAATGTTCGATCTTAATCATCCGGCAGATAACACCAAGGTCTTTCGTCATTGTCATGTCTTCAACTCTCAATCATACTCTTCACATAATTACGCATTCAAATCTTCACTACAGGCATCCGGCAAGTAAAGAAAAAAGCCTACACGGTTCGCGGAAATCAATATTTATTGACCAGCACGGCCCCCGCGATGAGCAGGCCGATCCCCACCAGTCTAGGCCATGAGATCGGGTGAATATCAAAGCTGACCAGACCAAAATGATCCAGGACCAGCGCGGCAAGGAATTGGCCGGTCAGCAACCAGGCCATTGACGTCGTGGCCCCGAGCTTACCCGCCAACACAATAGTGATGCACACGAAGAAGGCACCCAAGGCACCACCGGTCCACGACCATAAAGGCGCGCTCCCGACCATGGACAGCGACGGCACGGGCCGTGTCAGAAAACCGAACATTCCCAGCGCAACAGTCCCCACGGCAAAGGAAACAAAAGCGGCCATGACCGGATCGTTAAGCGCATAGCGCAACCGCAAATTAATTCCTGCCTGAAGCGGCAGGGCTGCCCCGGCCAGCAACGCCAGAAAAATAAATATCCATTTCATCTAGGAAGGATATCCAGCTTTCTCCTCTTCGTCCATGGCTAATTCCCCGACTACATGACGGAATTGTCAATCATTCGTAACCGGAGCGCCATTCTCCCCGGCACAAATCCCGATAGATGGAGGAATGTGAAAACCAACATCTCTGAGAGGAGTAATCATGACAGAAACGCAACGCCGAGAAATCAAATCCCACCTTATGCAAGGGCTTGATTCCCTGAGCACACAATGGGTGGGTGAAAGCCTTGTTGTGGAGAACTGCCCGGATGAAACCGACTTCGCATCTCAACTCGCCCAGCAGGGTGTCAACGTCGCCATGTTGCATCGCCGCATGACACGCATGAGAGAATTGGAAAACGCCCTCAAGCGGTTGCACGAGACCGACTACGGAACATGTGAAGAGTGCAGCGAGGAGATCGGATTAGCCCGTTTGAAGGCAAATCCTTCTGCCCGATTGTGTGTCTCATGCCAATCCGCCCTGGAAGACGGTCTCTCGCATTAATCGCTCACCCAAAACCTGATTGTGGGGTATATAATGGCTGAATCACGGTTCAAAGTGGACATGCACGTCCACTCGAAGTTTTCCACGCGACCATCCCAATGGATACTTCAGAAGATCGGCTGTCCTGAAAGTTTTACGGAGCCGACCGAACTGTATGCCATTGCCCGGAAGCGCGGCATGGACCTGGTGACCATAACCGACCACAACACCATTCAAGGCGCTCTGGAAATAGCCCATCTCCCCGGAACCTTCATCAGTGAGGAAATCACCACCTATTTCCCGGAAGACCGATGCAAGCT comes from the Pseudodesulfovibrio piezophilus C1TLV30 genome and includes:
- a CDS encoding 4-hydroxybenzoate octaprenyltransferase; translation: MTMTKDLGVICRMIKIEHSVFALPFAFIGAFLAADGWPGLFNLVVLTIAMVAVRSFAMAFNRYADLDIDRENPRTQDRPLVTGELSTSFTLLFILGTAAVFVIMCALMNPLCLFLSPLALALSAFYSYCKRFTYWCHFVLGMVLGLAPLAGWLCVAPVISLPAVLLFCGVTLWVAGFDLLYACQDAAFDKERGLWSIPARLGIPSALAISTLSHVVAAVLFMLAGWAAGLDWVYFLIAGCVGLVLMGEHQMVKPDDMSRVNVAFFTLNGVIAVVLFFGVLIDIVFAG
- a CDS encoding DMT family transporter, producing MKWIFIFLALLAGAALPLQAGINLRLRYALNDPVMAAFVSFAVGTVALGMFGFLTRPVPSLSMVGSAPLWSWTGGALGAFFVCITIVLAGKLGATTSMAWLLTGQFLAALVLDHFGLVSFDIHPISWPRLVGIGLLIAGAVLVNKY
- a CDS encoding TraR/DksA family transcriptional regulator, whose protein sequence is MTETQRREIKSHLMQGLDSLSTQWVGESLVVENCPDETDFASQLAQQGVNVAMLHRRMTRMRELENALKRLHETDYGTCEECSEEIGLARLKANPSARLCVSCQSALEDGLSH